One Zymoseptoria tritici IPO323 chromosome 5, whole genome shotgun sequence genomic window, GCGGCCTGAAATGTGCGCAATGAATTGGCTCAGCGCTCTTCGCGGGACATCGTCTCCTCTATATACCATCCTCCCCGATGGCGCAGTCGTAGGTCATCTCCGAGAGACTCGTGCGCAACCGTGCCACCACTTGGAAGATATGGACAAAACCAACAGCAAGTTCCATTCATCCTCGTCCGTGGGCATTTCATTCGCCTACAGTCGCACTCGTCCTAACTCTGCGCCGTGCAGAAACTCCTCGGTGTCTCGCTTGGCGCTGCCTCCCCTGCCTCCCCTGTCTGCCCGCAATCAGAGCTGGTCTACTGCGCATCCGCCGACCAGCACTCGAGCGTTTCCGGGCATGCGACACCAAAGCACAGTTCTCATACCCTGGCAATGCTCCATGTCGGCGCTTGCACAACCTGGTCCAGTGAGAATGACCATGTTTCAAAGGGTCTGACCAATCGAATCTACGCTTCCATCCTGGCATGACAGGGAAGATGACCGCACTAAGAGGTCACTGTCACGCCAAGATCGGACCGCTCGCAGAGGATGGCATCTTCCATTGAGAAGATATTCTCCTTGTAAATTGTAAGCGAGAACGGGATACTGAGAAGCGCCTCTGAATGATTGCAGTACGATCTCAAGGTCCGTAATCTCGATTTGCATTGAGACGCTTTCCAATTTTTTTTTTTGCTACGGTCCACAGGCTACTTCCCTTCAGCGCTTCACTAATGGATATGGCATACATGACCCTGGCTTAGCGCATTGGTAAGTCATCCTGTTTCTCGGTCTCGACAGTCTGCAACTTCACTTCGGAGCACGCGGCTTTTCCCATTTCGCTGCTTCTCCGAGATGTTCAAGACTCGCAATCTTCATGACTCCATCCTAATGACCCGGGGTGGTGAGCTTATGTGTCTCCCCCTCACATTCagcgctcttcttcgtcagGCAACCGAGGACCCGAAGAGCCACTCGTGCCGTGTATTCGGACATGGATTTCTGGAGCTTGAGAAGGTCGTGTTCGGAGACACCGAAGCCACAGGGAGCTCCAGTCGCCGTGTCGAATTTCCAGGTGAAGTGGATGCCTCCACGGCGAAGGCTTGCGTCGGAAGCCTCCATCTGTCGCATCaaggcttcggcttcggctgaCGCAGACGAGCCGGTCTGCGCGGATGAGGCGAGCCAGGTAGCGAGCATGACTTGCTGCTGGTATTTCTCGAAGCAGGTGTTGGCCAAGGCAAAGGTATTGTCGCCCTGCGCGAGGTGATGCAGACGCAGGCTCTTCAGCAGAGCAAGTTCGAGCTCGGGGGGAGTGAGATGTTGGTGGCGCTTGAAGcgggcgacgacgaaggaaGCGACTTCTTCGGGGGTGAGCAGCGAGGTGTCGATGACTGCCGGACTATGTGAGCTCTCTGTTCTATACTGTACGTCTCAGGATGCGAGAAACTTACCGCCGCCGAATGTGACTTTGAACGTCAACTCATCTGCGATGCTGGCTTGGAATCTGCGCCACTGGCTGTTGGTGAAGCTGGATGTATCCGTCGAGTCGGCGCTCTGCGTGGTCGCCGCCATGGTTTTGTTCggcggtgatgttgatggTTTGGGGTTGGAGAGGTTTAGATGTTCTAGAAGAGTCGAGCAGGAAGCTTCAAGGTTGACTTATGAATTTCGTGTGCCAATTCGCCGTTTGTCACGAGCGCAGCTTTACAGGCGCACGGACGTGAAGATGGCTGAGTGTCTGGATCATCTGGCGCACGAGAGATCTGAAAGTGACAAGTGGAAGAGAATGGAAGGTCATATTTTCCTTACGTCGCATCAACGTCTACCTCGCCGTATACCCTCCATCCAACCGAACATCCGTCCCATTAATATTCAACGCATCGTCCTGCACAAGAAACGACACAATCCTCGCAACCTCATGCGGCTCCGCGAACTTCCCTAACACACACCGCGTCAGCTCACCACCCAAACTCAGACCATCCCTCAAAGAAAGGAAAAACTCACCCGTCGGCACCGAAGCCTCATACTTCCCCCTCGCCTCCGGATCCGCCCAAGCCTTCTTTCCCAACTCCGTCCACACCGGTCCCGGACTGATCGAATTCGCAGTAATACCTCTCGGTCCCCACTCGCTGGCCATACACTTCGTCAACCCGATGAGTCCCGCTTTACTTGCGCAATAAGGTCCGTGATTGTGAAGCGCTACATGGCCCGCTTGGCTGGCGAGGTTGACGAtgcgcccgccgaggatcgggttggaggaggaggacttggaggCTTCGTCCCGGGCGGAAAAGTAGAGGTTCGCAAAGGCTTGGGCGGTGAGGAAGGGGCCGTGGGTGTTGATTATGAGGTGTTGGAGGGCGTCGTCCGCGGGGAAGGATTCGAGAGGTGCCAGGTTTACGATGCCGGCTGTGTTGATTAGGATGGCGGGGAAGGCGACTGCGTCGGATTTGATCTGGGCGAAGGCGGCTTGGAcggaggagtgggaggcgATGTCGCATTCGTAGGTTGTTAtgtcggtggaggaggagggggatgaGTCGGGGAAGTGTTTGGAGAGGGTGGATTGTACGTTTTTGGCTTCGAAGGGGGCGTAGAGGAGGGCTACTTTTGCGCCTTGggagcggaggagttgggcTGTTACGGTGCCGATTCCGcctggtggtggaggtgagttAGGTCATTGCTGAATTGTGTAAAAATGATACGGCGGCGACGTACCCAGTCCTCCGACGATGATTGCCAGTCGAGATGACAACGCCATGTCGAGATGGAAGTCTTTCAACCAATTGCAAACAAATAGAGTCCGGCGAAATTGTTTAGCATTGGCCTGGCAGGGCGAAGTGAAGTAAGATCATCTCCGCATGTGGAAAGCACTACCTCGGCTTTAGCGCCTTGGCTGACGGACTATGAGCCTCGTAACAGATCATGCTCTCCGAAGATGCTCCGGGGGACAGATGTTGCGGTCGGAAGTTGATGGGAGGTTTCATTTGACATACATAGTCTCATTCAGCAGATCCCTTCCGAGGTTTGAAAAGGTAAAGAGAAATCATCTCTTGACAACCCGAAATAACGAAGCCGAACCGCCCGGCCGATCCAGACGGCTTATAAGCACTGGACCATGCTAATTTGCAGCTCGCATAGTGCCCATCGCAGCAGGAACAGTGCGGAATAGAGGATCTCGATTCGATCGAGGCGTATCGTGTTGGTCGTAGGGTAGACCTGTGTCAGCTGTTGAAATTTGTGAAGGACTCTGGTTCTGATGCACTTCAGTCCAGCATCTCAAGCAAAGGATCTTGGTGAGCACTGATTTGTGGTTGATGCCCTGCGAGGTCATTCTCTCGATTGGGCAGATCTTGGCCGCTTATCGTGAGCTTAAGCCCTCGTGCAGCAGCTGATGTAGTTGTGGTATGGAGTCCGATGCAGCGCCGAGTGCGGTTACATCTGTAGCCGCGATGTGCTGGGACAAGACACAGTGATACAGTGACATGAGAATCGTCTCTCATGTCTTGTGGGCACTGATGCCAACGTGTACAGCGAAGAGACCCAGTAACAGCTGTAAACACAATCGCCTTCGTCAGCTTTGACCTACTGTTGACAAGGATCGTCTTCCAGCATCGCGCAAACGACAGGATGCCCCAGGAAACGTGTAAGATGAATGACAAGAAAGCCCAGGAAAGCACGCACAACTTACCGCCATCACTCCACATCCAATAACCATAGTCTCCCACCCTCCCGCCCACACTTTCCCTCTCGCCATGGCCGTCTGCTGTCTCCAGAATCGGATGCCACCCAGCAGCGCAGTACACAAAGCTGCGACTTGCAGAATCGCTGCGAGGGGCACACTGACGATGAAGTACCCGAAGACTGGATTCGGGTTGGGAGCGTGCTGGAGTCGCCAGAATTGTGCGATGATGATGCCCATgatggagagggcgagggaggttCGCAGGTAGCCTAGGAAGGTTCTTTCGTTGGCTTGGTGAGCTTGTCAGTGGAAGGCATGGTGGAGCGCAGACTGCTTCACTCACCCAGATGATCCCTACAGTCCACATGCGGAACGGAGAGGTAAACgttcctcttccaccacctctGCAAGCCGTCGTACCAGTGTGCAGGTCTAACGTTTCGCCGTACCGCTGGACGCCAGACATCACGCAGCTCAGTCGCTTCTCGCTCGTCGTCGGACGAGTCGCCAGAGTGGAGGTGTGCTGGCTCAGGCTCGGGGATACTGGGAATGTCGCCTGAAGCTTCGTAGGAACGGCGCTCTGGGATGTGCTTCATTGTTTCTTGGTAGTCCTTGTGCGTTGAAGCGGGTGGTCACAGCTCAGGATTGTGAGCGTGGAAGGTGGCCACAGCATCGCTCTTGGCTCTTTACGAATTTGCGCAGGCTTCTTCAGGTGCGATGTTGAAGAACGATGTCACCTATTTCATCCTCGCACAAACTCATCCTGCACACCGCAGCTCTGCCGGCGTCTATCCAGCAAACATGCGCTCGGGACTTCGGCAGCGGGACCGAGCCCCGCGAGAGATATGCTTCTTTCTGGCCATTGCTTTGCCCGGTCTGGGCCGGTCGTAAGAAAGAAACATGGTCTGTGGATCGTATTGCGAGTTCCATGTAGGACTACAAGTACGACCGTACCGTGAAGAAAACAGGAGGCACCGGTGCAAGTACCACCGTTGCTTGATTGCCTGACGGCGGGATGACTCGAATCATGATGCCGGCTAGCTTTGATGGGGGACTAAGGGATTTGATGGGAATGCCAGTAAAGTTTGATGTCAAGAAGACCCCGGAGACCGGAAGCTCGGCGCCACTGATAAATCTTTCTCCCATGTTGCAAAGTACAACGATCCCCGGTACACTCACATCAACGAGCTCCACCCTCCGCTCACCCTCCGACTGACCTTTTCTTTCCcttccctcttcctcacctCGCGTACTCACTCTCTGcgcgccgacgacgacagcaaccacctcctccctcgccgccgcccccCGGCATCACCTCTCAGCACTCTCCCCACCATGGCTCTCTCCAAGTCCAGCCggatcatcatcctcctggTGATTGATTCgtgcttcttcctcctcgaactcgTCAGCGGATACTCCGTCCACTCTCTcgccctcgtcgccgactCCTTCCACATGCTGAACGATGTCCTCTCACTCTGCGTGGGTCTTTGGGCCGTCAAAATGGCAAACAAGAGCTCGGCGCCGAAAATGTACACATATGGATACCAGCGTGCGGAGACATTGGGAGCATTGGTCAATGGAGTCTTCCTCGTCGCGCTGTGTGTGACCATCTTCTTGGACGCCATTCAGCGATTCGTCGAGCCGCAAGAAGTTTCCAACCCACAATTGGTGCTCATCGTCGGCTGTCTCGGTTTGGCCTCGAACTTGGTCGGATTGGTCCTGTTCCACGATGTCGGGCACAgccatggaggaggaggacatggCCACGATCACGGTGACGACAATGCCGTGAAGGATGCTGAGGAGGGCCATGCGCACGATCACTCGGGACACTCCCACTCTCACGCCGCGCCTGCATCTACTGAAGAGCATACACACAACGGCGTCGGGCGCACGTCCAGCGAATCCACCGCTGTCAAGCGTCGTCACAGCCGCTCTCATTCCAAATCATACGTCAACTACGAAGACTTCCCCGGTCCAGCAGGGTTCCGCAACTCCATCATCGCCCACGGCCGTCTTGAAGCTCTCGAGTCGGAGGAAGGCACGGACGGTGAAGCCTCCCCTGCCGAGAACGGCAATGCCACTACTGAAGCCGATcctctcctcatcgcctcgCATGCTGGCTATGGTTCAGTCCCGCGAAAGTCCATCGACCACGCCGAACACAACCACTCGAAACCTCGCGAGAGCGGATCCGGTGGAGGACATGGTCACTCTCACGGCGATCTCAACATGAAGggcatcttcctccacgTCATGGGCGATGCCCTCGGCAACATTGGTGTCATCGCAACAGCACTGATCATCTGGCTCACGAAATTCCCTGGCCGCTTCTACTTCGACCCGGCCATCTCTCTcgtcatcaccatcatcatcctctgCTCGGCCATCCCTCTCTGCAAAGCCGCATCCCGCATTCTCCTCCAAGCCGTGCCTCACGGCATTgaagtcgacgacatccGCGATGATATCCAGGACCTGCCCGGTATCGAGTCctgccaccacctccatgTCTGGCAACTCTCCGACACCAAGCTCGTCGCCTCCCTCCACGTCCGAGTCAACTTCAACTTCCGCGCCGAGGGCTCGCAGCGATACATGCAGCTGGCATCCGCCATTCGTCAATGTCTGCATGAATATGGCATTCACTCGTCGACCATCCAGCCGGAGTTCCACCGTGGCAGCGAGTACGAGGGAGACGATGGACACCGCAATGCACCCGCGCCGGGCGAAGGCGGTGATGAGCAGGACTGCTTGTTGGACTGTGGTGATGGATGCGGTGATGGTGGCAAGAGCTGCTGTCCGCCGGCCCAGAGGAACGGGAGCGAGGCGAGCAGTGGTGCTGGGCATGAAGGGCATCGGCATTGAGGAGTTGTGAAACGTTTTTTCTTTTTGTGGGGCGGCATTTTCTTTTTCTTGTTGAGGGCGGTTGGGTGTGTATATGTATGATGGTGCTCTGTGCGGGATGGTTACGGAGAGGCTGGCTGGACGTGGGGATGTCAGTATGAGGAGTGTTGAGCGAGGCGCAGGTGGTAATTTGATGGCGTAGACGTGGTGATGATgggttggagaagaagatgtacAGCCCAGAAGAGGATAGTCAAAAAGAGGAGTAGAATGCTTTTGCTGTTGAACAGGACGGCGGTGGGAGAGATATGATAGATAGGTGAAGTATTACCTATTTAACTGAAGCCCCTTCCCATTTGCGCCTTCCGTCTGGTTGAAGCGATCTCACTGACTGGTGCGTACTGGTTCGAGCGAAACGGCACATCGATTCCAGCACATCGACACCACGAGGCACGGGTCTGTTTGTGTCCAAGCGGCAGGCCCGGAGGTCAATCAACTTCTTGCAAGCTCGACTTCATTCAGCTcttccatcaacaacaacaacaccaccaccattgGGACACCATCATCGCACACTTCGGCGGTGAGCCGCACCACGGCAGTCAACGCTCCATCGACACCGCGATGGAGAGCCTGATGGCGTGCATCACTGTCCGTCAGCTCCGGCCCCCGACAGCCCGTCTTCAGCAACGGACCAACGTATCTGAGAGACCATCAAAGGTTCGGCTACTTCATCCGGCTATGGCAATACACGGGTTTCCCCGGGGATTTTATGGTCGGCTGAGAAGAAAGAGTAGTACGCGGCGCACTTCATAGTGTGACTGTTGTAGCACAAAGTTGCAGAGGCCATGAGCAAGGCTGCGTTCCACTCATTCTCTAATCGAGATATCTTTCGGTGGAAACTTTCGAAATTGGTGATTCTGGTCCACAGACAATGGACAAAAACGTGCCGTTTTGGGAGTATCCGAAGCTGAGGATTCCTTTCCACCTACCGTGGACAAGAACATGCTATTCCAAAAGGAAGTTTAAGGGTCGACGATACCTTTCCATTGAACAGTGGGAAGGAAGATGCTGTCCGAAAGAAGTCTGAGCAGCGACGGTTCCCTTCCATTCAACTACCTCAAGGTTCGGACGTAAATTGGCACTTGCGCAGGGGCGTCGTTCAACCGCAAGCTCCCTCACTCAAGCCACCACCGCTCTGCGcccatcatcgtcgtccagGTACTCAGCAGTTACGCACAAGCGGCCCGCTTCACGCCTCCTATTTCGATTCCAATGCGATCACGTTGGACGGCACTATTGCGGGAGTGGGACTGAGGCTTACTTGGCGGCAAAGGCCATGGCAGCAGCATGGCTTCGATGGCGAGAGTATTGCGTCACCATTGGATGAGATGATCTGCGCATGCCTTGATGGCTAACACATGAGTGTTGTCACCGATTATGCCGAATAAATATGGCGATACAGAGACGGAGAGCAGGCAGCGCAGTGATGAAGTCAAGAGTGGAGGATGGAGTCAGATGTCCCCTCAAAGAACATGGAACACCCCTGTCAACGTTAGTAAGCAGAAGACGATCCAATAAGCGAAGGCAGCAGACAGCGCTTTCTTTGTCGATGCGAAGACCGACTCTCAATACCATGCCGACGATGTCCCATCGTCCGCCATCGCTGCCGACTGCACAATGCTTCAGGCAATCGTCTTGACTTGGGAGAGCATAATCACTAGAGTCCTCTGCCCGTACGAATGTCCCGCGAAGGTCCACTGCCACGCCACCATTTTATGATGACGAGGCTGAGGAGCAAGGTGGAGCCCATGAAGAGACTGGAGACATTGAAGCCAATGGTGGCGTCGATCAGAAGGATATTGACAACGGCGGTGACACCGTCGAGGACTGCTGGGACTTTGAGGGTGACAACGCTATAGGAGGGAGGTATCGCGACGTCCGCCCCCGGACAACTTCTGCTCCTCgcacgaggaggatgtgatCTGACGCGACGATGCGTGCCTGGGATGTGGCGAAAGCAGAATAGCCAAGTCGGATTGCGCTTGTGCCGTGGAGAACGGTTTCGTCGGGGAGAGGATTCGACCAGGCGCAGCATACTGGGTGCGCATGGAGTGAAGAGAGCGCAGCGATGCTGTGTTGTGCTCCTTGTCAGAAGTGCTCCGCTGCTGTCGAGAGGAATGCGAAGGTTAAAGGCATCGAGCTTCAGAGGAAGGGTATATGCACTGCAGCAAGAATAGTAAGGTACGGCATGATTCTGGAGTTTCGTCGGATCACCCAACATGATGCCAAGCTTCGCACTTGAGGGTAGTCAATTGATGTTCCTGTTAGCGGATCCTTTTCCTCGCCTTCACTCCTCATCTGCTGGAAGCGACTAGGCCGACTGCTGTATTCCAGAACGGCCAGAATCTGCCCGGACAAACGAGACTGTACTACTCGCTATCCTGCACTTGTTCCTCATCGCCTTGGACCGTGCCCGCCgctcctcgccatcgagTCAAGCTCTCTACGACCCAAGTCTCACGATGACATCTGCCCTCCATGCCAATCAGGCTGACTGCATGCCTCTTAACGATGCTTCTTGGACTGAGATCGCCTGCTTGCATTATTCGATCGAAGCTTTGAGGGTGACAGTCGACGAGAACACCGACAACCGTAAGACGGGAGCTGCGTGGAGGTAGGCAGTGTTCTTGTTGGTGTGGTGGACTTGGTTACTGGTATTAGTTGAGTGACATGCCGCTAGTCACCCCGCCCATGCGGCCGATGCTTGTGGAGCCTTTCCAATACTCGCCATCGACTGAGTTCGTCCCGCTTCGAATCCAAGACACCAACGCTGCAGAGCAGCAATCTCCCGGTGAGGAGAAAGAGCCGATCACTACCGCCGTAGCTCCAGCCTTTACAACACACCAAGActcctctccgccatcgTTCGTCGATGCCGCCGCACCCAATTTCCGACAGATGTCACCGTCGAGAAGAAAGAGCCATACGTGCAggacaacatcaacatcaagtTCACCGGCCTCTTCATCACCGTGGCCGAAGTGCCCGAGGTTTTGGGGGAGGTCCTTCCCAGGCTGTCACGGCAGGAGAGACTGGCTCTACCTCCATCCTTCCGCTCAAATTGCGACACTCCAAGCCAAAACGATAAGGATCACCTCGTGCGGTGCATGTCACAATACAGCGTAGAGAGATATTGCCGACAACGGTTCTGATGAACATCTCCCCAATCTCCCGCGCAACTTTCATCGCACAGGTATCGCTCCAGTGGCTTGgatggtgcagtttgagccGAAGAATGGAGGTACAAGCCGCGTCTCGTGCCATGCATCAGATGGTGGAGAACCAGACGATGGAGGTCATGCTCCACTTCGGGACTTCCAACTATGCCGTCGAATGCGTCCATCAACGTCTTTGATTGACCTCGAGCCATGAAGCGAATATGCATCGCCATGGTCCGCTCTCCGTACCAGAAGTTCCAACCATGCCTTCGGGATCGTCCATCATCGCCTTGAACTACTCTCGTACCATGAAGCATATATGCGTCTCCGTCACCCGCTCTTCGTTGCGAGACTTCCAACCATGCCGTCAGATGCGTCAACCGGCACCTGCAATGACCTCGAATCATGAAGCGAATAGGTGACCTGATCTCCACTCTCCAGGCGAGATGGCACCATCACTGTGGCTCGCGGCTTCAACACGTTCAACAAGAAAACTGCTGCACCTCAGGTCACATACCACAACGCGGCGTTTGATCGAGATCACCACGCCCGCGCGGTGGTTACAATTTGCGGTGCAAATTTCAAGAGCGAGGACGACATGGCCAAGGCTCTCGGTGCTGCCGCGTGCCCAACCAAAGGCACTGACAGCGACCGGGCCCCGATTGTCAAGATCGAATTCATGAGCTGTGCCTTCCTCGACATCACCACTTTGAGGCGCTTGAAGGCGCTGTTCCCTCAGTTGAAGGATGTAGAAGTCCATGACTGTGCGGCTTTTCCATACCATCTCTTCGCCGCGAAGCCCGACCCGCCAGCTGAGAACTTTCTCCCGGCTTTGAAGTCGCCGTACCTCCACCAACGATCGAAGAACAGCTTGGAAAGCTCCCCTTCCGCCGCCTCGACTTCACGTTCTACGAGCCTCTACGGCAAGGACCACTCGGAGCCGACACAAAGGATGTATGGCAACAATGGCGCGAAGCGCTAGAATTTCAACGCTCTCCGCGAAACGCATGTTCTACGGTGACGAATGCAACGACGGCGCATCAAGTCCTGTCCCTGTGATGTAGACATAGCAACGTTCAAATCTAGCTCCCACTGCGTCTAGGTGCCCACCAGAGCCATTGAATCGATCATATACCCACGAGACGCGTCAAGAGCGTGGAGACAAGGACCAGAACATGAGAATCTGGCAAATGGCGCGATTCGCTGCCGGGGAGAAGAATCCACTTGAGCTTCCACCACGTCCTGATCGCCTATCCTCCAGCTTTCACCAGTCTCGAGGACTCATGTGCAACAAATGTCCTTCTGTCGCTCGCGCTCAACTCTTGTGGGATCAACCCGAGCGTATGTTGGAATGGCCGTCCCTTCTGCTGCAGGTCGGGTTCCACCTCAAGTTGTCCTCAACAACCGCTTCAATCATGGCTTCGATCCAACCGAGCCTGCACGCCTCAAGCATCCCAAGTCGGCCAAGGAGGAAGATCAGCCGGTTTTCTCACAGGGATTCCTGCGGTCGGTCTGTGAGGAGCTCAAAGCTGGGCGGACATCTGGTCCCGCGGCGTTGAAGATTCGTCGCCTCGTCGCCGAGATCAGCTGCCGGTGATCAACAACCTGCTCCTAACCCAGCTCCCCATCAGCGGGCTCTTCGACCCCGCATGAGGAACCGTCACGCTCTCCAACCCGCAGTGGCGATCCCTACCAACAACGTCGGCCATACCCACAACCATCCCATCGCAGTCGCGCCCACCGCAGCAGTCGCCCAGCCCGCTGCTGGACCAAACCAATGGCCTCTGCGGCCACACAACTGCGACACGACTCACACCCGAATCGACCGATTCCTCTATATCTGTCGCTCCAGCCTCAATAAGAGGCGCCAACGCAAGGACCAGAACGGTCGTGACGACAAGAGCGGATTATGTGATTACAGTGGTCTTCCTCGGCTCCCCATCTGCCAGGCCTTCTGGAAGAACTGTCTCGGCAAGGGCCCACCGTGTCCGTTTGGGACGCAGATTGGCAGTCGGCATCGGCACCCAGGAATCAACGCAAAGATGGTCATCCACGAGAGAGTGAACTGTCGCAAGGCATGTGAAGACCGTTGCATCAAGGTCTAATACAGTCACAGTTACTTGGACCATCGTAACGTCACTTACGCCCACAATCCTCCCGCTGCAGTCACTTAGCCCGCCCACAAGGCTTTTGGGCGTCCATGTACGATCAAGCAACCTGGCACTCCAAAGTGCATTTACGCCTGAATGAGCTGGTAAGGCGGCGTACATGTACCCTTATTGAACCTGCAATACTAGCGTACATGTATATGCACGGCTACGAAGGCGTGCTGACGAGTCATATGTACGACTACGAAGTCTTGCCTGTACGAAGATGGTGGCGTTGTACATGTACGATTAACCAAGCCGGCATGCCGAAGTGTCTGTACGACTAGCCTGGGCCGCATATGCAGGCAATGTACGGTCGTCAAGCTGATGGGAAAGTTTGTTCGTGCAAGCCTGTTTGAAATTCTCGTTCGGGCGCGGTGTCAGATGCCTGCTGAGGATTGCAATGGTTTGTCTTTTGCGCTTTAGGTGTGGCGCATGACATATGTTACTGTTGCCTTTCATACATGATTTCCCAGCTCGTGCGCCTTTCTAGCTCAGGCTATCGTCCTTCCAGCAGCCGGGAATTCCCACGATCCCGAAGCTGATGAAACTGGCCAGCATGAGCGCATgaccctctccgccgccttccaTTCGCATCTCaaagcgaagaaggagactgTTGCGTGTCATCATATCCAGGACCTTTCAGATCAGCAAGAGTTTCCAAGTCCACCCATGCCATAGCTCGACTCCAATCGCCACTTCGGCCACGACcacatcttcttcatcgacgacggcggcggtCAACTCATCTCCACCTGACTGAGTCACCGACCGTACTCAGCATTAACCAACGAGCTGCAGTCGTTCTGCCCGGCAACACTGGAAATAGCAGGCCGTCTCTTGCCAGAAGCTCCTGTACAGTCATGACACCTGGTCCACCTCCTTTCCTGACCATACGTCGTTGCATCCTGACCTAGAGGAGCAAGACGTGCGACGCAGGGTGAGGGGAGAGCTGTGAGATAGTTGGGACCGTGAGACGGTTCGGTGACGCAGAGGCTGCATGTGGATGAGAACGAGTCGAAGGCTCGAAGGCAGCCAAGAGCGATCGAGGATGTACCATGAAGAAAGTATTCAAAATGTCCGTTCTTGTCCACTGTCAATGGAACATTTTCCACACTTTCCAAAGAGGTGCTTTTCGTGTCGAACACTCTTCAGTAGCGGGTGCCGTAAGAGATCCCGTACAAGCTGAAAAGA contains:
- a CDS encoding putative zinc/cadmium transporter (putative cation efflux system protein; CDF superfamily; involved in zinc/cadmium resistance) codes for the protein MALSKSSRIIILLVIDSCFFLLELVSGYSVHSLALVADSFHMLNDVLSLCVGLWAVKMANKSSAPKMYTYGYQRAETLGALVNGVFLVALCVTIFLDAIQRFVEPQEVSNPQLVLIVGCLGLASNLVGLVLFHDVGHSHGGGGHGHDHGDDNAVKDAEEGHAHDHSGHSHSHAAPASTEEHTHNGVGRTSSESTAVKRRHSRSHSKSYVNYEDFPGPAGFRNSIIAHGRLEALESEEGTDGEASPAENGNATTEADPLLIASHAGYGSVPRKSIDHAEHNHSKPRESGSGGGHGHSHGDLNMKGIFLHVMGDALGNIGVIATALIIWLTKFPGRFYFDPAISLVITIIILCSAIPLCKAASRILLQAVPHGIEVDDIRDDIQDLPGIESCHHLHVWQLSDTKLVASLHVRVNFNFRAEGSQRYMQLASAIRQCLHEYGIHSSTIQPEFHRGSEYEGDDGHRNAPAPGEGGDEQDCLLDCGDGCGDGGKSCCPPAQRNGSEASSGAGHEGHRH